tcctgttctctgggagCTCACATCCTGAGGGAGTAGGAGTAGGTGTGATGTGATGTGATCTTTCTTAATGTTGAACTCCATATTTGGGGATGAAGTTGGGGGTGGACTTGGATTTCCTGTCTGTCCTCGTGGGTTAAAATGAGAGCTCAGAATGCTGATAGCAGCAAAAACTGTCTCACTGTGAAAGATGCTGTGTGACACAGATCAGTGGACAAAGAAATCCTGCTGCTTGTTTCTCTTGGGAAATCTGTAAACATGAAGCTCTTTCTGGTTCTCATTATTCTGCTGCTTGAGGAACCCACAGGTAACTTGTCCAAATGTACCATGAAATTCTAGGAGATATTACCGTCCATAGGAATGGGGTCAGGGTCTTCAAGATTGTTGAGATCTTGCCAATATCATCAAAGGTACCCATTTGAGTCTGTGCCTGACTTGAGTCTGTGTCTTAGAGTATCCAGAGAGATAAGAAGAGATCAGGGCTGCATTCTTAGAGGTCCTTTCCAAAGGTAGGAATGAACGTATCATTTAGAATTATCTTTATAATATTTAACATAGTTTTCATCCAGGAAACTGGCCATCACTTTTTCCATTCAAATTCATTTTCAGCCTATACTACAACAGTAATGAGAACAGCACAAGCTTTGGAATCATGTAGATGTGAGGTTAAAATATATCTCAGTTATTGACTAGTTGTATGAATTGATCTTTTGAATTATTCTCTTTCTCATTTATCAGTATGATGACTTGATTTCATAATGAATGTATTTCATGTGAGGATCACATGAATTTGCAAATGTGAAGCACCAAATTAATGGTAGGAGCTCTACCAGTGAGGGTTTCCTTCTGTCTTGCTGCTATAGGAAGATATTATCTTTTTGTGGccctaaaaataattttctaacttGCAAAGATACTTCCTGGTTCTGGAATTTAGGATAGAGAGAACCATGTCTTTGTTCTCCATCTTTATTGCATGGGATTGGCCACATTTGTGTACAGGGGCAAATAAAGAATTGCAAACAGACTTGGGTTCTCAATGCAATACTCTGAATAGGTGACAGTTTGGATCTCTAGGGAGATATGTATACATGGAATTGAATTTGATCTTTTGGTGACACATTTATCTGGGATCTAATGGAGGAGAGAGATtgaagggaagggagggtgggggagagagggagagacaggcaaggagagaggggtggatgggaagggagtgagagaggagagagagagagaagcaaggtTATGGAGAAGTCATTGAGGCTGAATAAGGGAAGGAGTTCCTAACATCATATATTGCTGAGACTCATGATGGCTCGGCAAAGGGAGATATCTGCTACCCATGTCACTGAATGTGATACCCAATCACACTGTTTGCTTAAAAATTGCTGTCTCTGGGActcttttaaaagttaattataCTCTGAATTTTGCCATGGTGACAAGTTATTAAGGTGACAAGGGTGCCATGGTGACTGGGGACACTGGACCAGAGTAGGGCTGAGGGAGTGCTGACTTTGGAGCAGGGAAGACAGAGTCACATTTGCCAGCATCCTGGGGTGGGGCATAGCTCTGTGGATGACCATGAACTgagctctctcttctctcccgtGATGTAAATTCTAATGTTCTCAGAGCCAACTGGGTATTGGCTAGAAGCCTGGGGTTTTAGATATCCTTAATTTGGGATAATTTTCAAGGAAGAGGCTCTGAGTATTCTCTTACCAGCCTAAGGTTCACTTTGGGACCATGGGAGGCTGTAGTTTGTGGGGAACTATGCACCTCTTCCATTCTGCTTCAGGTACTAATCTGGGTTCAATGTTGTTTCCTGGGCACAGATACGGCACGACCAAAAAAATGCTTCAGTAATGTAAAAGGCTACTGCAGGAAGAAATGTGAAATGGGGGAAGCATATGAAATAGCATGTCTAAAGG
This sequence is a window from Manis pentadactyla isolate mManPen7 chromosome 5, mManPen7.hap1, whole genome shotgun sequence. Protein-coding genes within it:
- the DEFB128 gene encoding LOW QUALITY PROTEIN: beta-defensin 128 (The sequence of the model RefSeq protein was modified relative to this genomic sequence to represent the inferred CDS: inserted 2 bases in 1 codon), with the translated sequence MKLFLVLIILLLEEPTDTARPKKCFSNVKGYCRKKCEMGEAYEIACLKGKLCCVKEENSKYLGAQELPPSPIQSDGXMDYIILSTTTLLTAQP